A single window of Candidatus Eisenbacteria bacterium DNA harbors:
- a CDS encoding GFA family protein, whose translation MRGQCLCGAVVFEVNASSLKLYRCHCSLCRRQSGTASSLAAIVPNSQFRWLVGQDRISSWKKGGGFRSDFCSICGSPVPNPLRTTHNTWVPAGLLDREASLSVVADIYLSSRAAWDPTQPTGVQHEELPEFKVFLGLLRGE comes from the coding sequence ATGCGTGGTCAATGCCTCTGCGGAGCGGTTGTGTTCGAGGTCAACGCTTCATCACTCAAGCTATACCGCTGCCACTGCTCGCTCTGCCGGCGTCAGAGCGGGACAGCATCGAGTCTCGCCGCGATTGTGCCCAACTCTCAGTTTCGTTGGCTGGTCGGCCAAGACAGGATCTCTTCCTGGAAAAAGGGCGGCGGGTTTCGCTCCGACTTCTGCTCCATCTGTGGTTCACCCGTCCCCAATCCGCTTCGGACTACTCACAATACATGGGTGCCGGCCGGACTGCTCGACCGGGAAGCAAGTCTCAGTGTCGTTGCCGATATCTACCTGAGCTCAAGAGCCGCATGGGATCCAACACAACCAACTGGTGTTCAGCACGAGGAGTTGCCGGAGTTCAAGGTGTTCTTAGGTCTCCTTCGCGGCGAGTGA
- a CDS encoding type II toxin-antitoxin system HicB family antitoxin, with protein sequence MRTMKRRGLRSPLKNEFTAVIERDGKWFIAYSPEIPGANGQGRTKAEARQSLAEAIALILDDRRRDGLRGLPRDAVREKVVVG encoded by the coding sequence ATGCGCACCATGAAGCGTCGCGGATTGCGATCACCCCTCAAGAATGAGTTTACCGCCGTGATCGAACGGGACGGCAAGTGGTTCATCGCCTACAGTCCCGAGATCCCCGGAGCCAACGGACAGGGGCGGACGAAGGCCGAGGCCCGTCAGAGCTTGGCCGAAGCGATCGCCCTGATCCTCGATGATCGGCGCCGGGATGGACTTCGGGGCCTCCCGCGGGATGCCGTGCGTGAGAAGGTCGTCGTCGGGTGA
- a CDS encoding type II toxin-antitoxin system HicA family toxin: MKRGDLLRHLRRHGCHLKREGGSHSLWANPGTGAVEAIPRHNEISDVLARKICRGLGVPEIGK; this comes from the coding sequence GTGAAGAGAGGTGATCTCCTCCGGCACCTTCGGCGCCATGGATGTCATCTGAAGCGGGAGGGCGGGTCGCATTCGTTGTGGGCGAATCCCGGAACCGGCGCCGTCGAGGCTATCCCGCGCCACAATGAAATATCCGATGTTCTGGCGCGGAAGATCTGCCGTGGGCTTGGGGTGCCCGAGATCGGCAAGTGA